TTATTCTGGGTTTAATAATCGCAGCATTGCGATGGCCAATGTTTTTCACAAATCCGAGAGACTTGTATATTGACATCTCCGCCACCTCGCCAATATTTAAACCATTTAATCTTACTTCTAGAGATTCTTTTTTAAGCCGCCGACCTTGACACAGAGGACATTGGACAAAATCAAAAAAAGTCAGGTCTGTCTTTGTTGGGCCGCGATGAACGTTTGTATTACGATTCATAATGTGTGTTACCAAACCAGAAAATGTCCACTTAATAACCTGATCACCTCTATATTTTACTAATTGTTTGGGCGCATACAAAAGCTTATTCAATTCCTCTTTTGTGAAATCTTTTAAAGGTTTATGCATATCAAAAAAACCGGTTGACTTGACAATATTCCAGCGCATGCCGCCGACCTTCCAGTCCGAATGCCTGATAGCTCCTTGAAATAAACTCTTATCCATAAAAAATAACTTATTAATATCTATCTGCGCCACAAGACCTATGCCTTTACATTTGAGGCAAGCTCCTAAAGGATGGTTAAATGAGTAATAAGAAGAATCTTTACTTGGCAAGCCCGCTCGCGAATAAAGTAAACGCAAATAAGTATATATTTCTGTAACAGTGCCAACGGTAGAGCGCGGACTCGGACGAATCGGAGACTGACTAATAATAACAGTAGGGGATATGCCCCTGATTGATTCAATGTTTGGTCGATTACTTTTTTGCAGGTAACGCCGGGCAAAACTGCTTAAACTTTCAAAATACTGGCGCTGGCCTTCTTTGGCAATAATATCAAAAGCTATCGTTGACTTGCCAGAACCAGATACGCCAATAAAACACACGATCTTATTGCGTGGAATCTTTAAATCCACATTTTTCAAGTTATTCTCGTTTGCTCCTTTGATAATGATTGAATTCATACCCTTGATTTATTTGTTAATTGCCTCTATGATAATGTATAACGTAACGTTATAGTCAAGAGATATGGAAAACTTCATCAGTGCCGGAAAATTGGCAAAACTTGCCAACACCACAAAAAGGACTATCCAGTTTTATGATCAAAAAGAGATTTTGAAACCTGCGATAGTTGCGCACAACGGCTATCGCTACTACCGGGAGAATCAAGTTCTGGAATATCAGATGATTTTATTATTAACAACCCTAGGAATCACTCTCAAAGAAATAAAACAATATTTGTCTGAACAAGGAGACTTAACTTCTTTATTTAATAACAAAAAACAACCTATCCAATATCAAATTAGGCAACTCCAATTTAATTTAAACAGTATTGAAAACTTTATTGAAAATTTGAAAAAGAATGGCACCATGGTAAATCCTCTAATAAAGCAGATGAAACCTTTTGGCGTTTATTTTATTGAAAAAACAGGGCCATATTCAAAGATAGATATCTATTGCAAAGAATTAATAAAAATGTTTTCAAATAAAGCAAACGAACTAACAACCTTAGCCATATTTGAAGAACAAGAATATAAACCCCTAAAAAGCAAGATAAAAATTGGAGTTCTGGCTAAAAGGGGGGTTGTAATTAAACAAGAACACAAAAAAGAAATAAAACATATGGTATTCAAACCCGGAAAAGTCATCACTTATATGCACAATGGATCAAGTAAACTGTTATCATTGTTCTGGAAAGAATTGGAAAAATATTGTCAGCTCCATAAAATAAAAGTGCGAACAGACGTCCCAGATTTCGAAATCTATCATCAAGTAAGTCCTGACCCCAGCAAACAGTTTTTTGAGATATTTTTACCAATAAAATAATTACATGATTTTATCCCCAGGGGAGTAGTTTTTAAAGCCCCTTGACTTTATTTATTCTTATATGATAAAGTGAGTATAATATCCCAAACACTCGGTAATATATAGCAAAAATAATTTATCCTAGTTCCCTATTAAAACTAGAACTAAAGCAAAATACTAATCAGCAAACTAAGCAAACTAATTGAATTCTAAGTAATTAATTAAATAATTAAAAAATAATTATGCTGCCGCTTTTAGATGATTTTTTGCTCTCTTTGCAGGCAAACAACTATTCCCAAGAAACAATTTATAACTATGAGCGCGACCTCAAGGTTTTTGAGAATTTCTTAAAAGACGAGCTGAATCTAAAAGATTTTGACAAAGTTTCCCGGCAAACCGTTGAACAATACAAAGCTTATTTGACTTCTTTTGACCGAATCACTGCTGAAAAAGACAAGCCAAAGAAAAAGCTTTCTTCTTTTTCAATTAACCGACACTTATCTTCTCTGCGCGGTTATTTAAAGTATTTAGTGGAAATGGACT
This Patescibacteria group bacterium DNA region includes the following protein-coding sequences:
- a CDS encoding MerR family transcriptional regulator, coding for MENFISAGKLAKLANTTKRTIQFYDQKEILKPAIVAHNGYRYYRENQVLEYQMILLLTTLGITLKEIKQYLSEQGDLTSLFNNKKQPIQYQIRQLQFNLNSIENFIENLKKNGTMVNPLIKQMKPFGVYFIEKTGPYSKIDIYCKELIKMFSNKANELTTLAIFEEQEYKPLKSKIKIGVLAKRGVVIKQEHKKEIKHMVFKPGKVITYMHNGSSKLLSLFWKELEKYCQLHKIKVRTDVPDFEIYHQVSPDPSKQFFEIFLPIK